The genomic interval GTCATGGCATCAAAAAGTCCATGGCTTATGGTGCACAAAAAATAATACCAACAAATGTTTAAAAATTTGATTTTATCTTTTCTAAACTCTTTAAAAAAGAGGGCAGTAATGATGATACTAAGTATGAATGCAAATACAATGGAATGGCTTAATCCGCGGTGTCCGAATATAGAATCATAGGGGATGCCATATTCAAATCCCAGGACATCCAAATCAGGAATTATTGCACAACTAACAGACAAAAGTATTGTTGGTAACAATTTTGCTTTATAAGGTCTGAAGGGTGTCAGACTAAGAGCAAAAAGGGCATGGCCAAAAGCAGATGGCATAATTAGGTAGTATTCATTAAGAATTATAAACCTACGAATAAATTTACACTAATTTGATCTGCAATGTATTTGCCTTTGCGGGTTAGACAATATTTTTCATTTATAATTGTCATATTTCCAATTTCGATTTGTTTTAGTACTTGAGATTTTATGTAGCTGAAGAATTCACCGAAATGATGCTCAATATATACAAGGTCGAGGCCTTCAATCCGTCTCAATTGTAACATGAGATATTCATTACAATGGTTTTTCTTACTTAAGACTTCGGTTTCGAAATAAATTAGATTGTTTTCAATAGCTTGAATATATAAATTATTATTGGCAATATTCCATCTACGGATGTCCCCTAAGTAAGAATGTGCAGCAGGACCAAATCCGAAATACGGCACGCCTTCCCAATATGCACTATTATGTTTTGCCCGAAAGGATTTCTTAGAGAAATTTGAAATTTCATAAGCTTCATAGGAATGAGCATCACAAAAATCTAATAAGCAATCCATTTGCGTGAGATTAGAGAATTCTTCTGGAAGCTGAATTGTATTTAATTGTACTTTTTTATACAAATCAGTCTTTTCTTCCAAGGTGAGAGCATATGCTGAGAAATGAGGAGCTTGGTAGCCTAAAACATATTCTAAATTTTTTAACCAACTTTGATAATTCTGTCCTGGAAGTCCATACATTAGATCTATACTAAAATTTGAAAATCCAGCCTGGATTGTAAATTCGATAGCATCATGTGATTGTTTTACATTGTGCGCTCTATTCATCCAACGCAAATCAGGTTCATGAAAAGATTGGACGCCAATACTTAGCCGGTTAATTCCAAGCTGAAGTAATTGATCCAAATAGCCTGGATTTAAATCGTCTGGGTTAGCTTCTAATGTAATTTCAGGATTTTTTGTTAATTTATAATTTGTGCGAATTGTATTTAATAATTTGTTAAGCTCAGATTCGTTTAGTAATGATGGGGTGCCACCACCAAAATAAATAGATTGAATTATGAAACTATCTCCTTCTGCAGATCGCGTTTCAATTTCAAATATTAAGGCATTAAATAATAGGTTTTTTGTACGTAAATTCGTTGAGAAATGAAAATTGCAATAGCTACATTTGCGCTTACAATAAGGAATATGTATGTATAAACCAGCAGGCTTGTATAACTCCTTTTCAACGATCTCCGTTTTTTCTGGTATTATCAGCATATTATTTTTTTCATTTTTACAGAAAAATTACGCACAATCAGGTTTCAAGTATGAAGTATTTGTAGATCAAGACCAAAGCCACCACGAATTTTCCAAAATACAAGATAGTTTGCAATTGATTGCAAAGATACAAGATTGGATTTCTGATGAAAGGCAAAATGGTTATTTGTTAGCTGGAATAGATTCCATTATTTCAAAGAGTTTAGTATCCGTTTACCTAAATAAGGGTCAGCAATTTAAATATGTTCGTTTGATTGAAATTCAAGGTTCAGATGTCGACTGGAAAATGGATTCAAAGATTCAAGAATCTAAACATAATTCTTCGCCTGAATTCTGGGCATTATTATTTGATGAATGGATTCAGAAGAAAGCCAGTTTTGGTTATCCTTTTGCAAGAATTGATTTTTTGCAAGTAATGCAGTCAGAAGATACTCTTGTTGCATATGTTAGTTTGAATCCTGGTCCTGAAATTGTTTTTAAGCAAACGGATCAAAGAAACAAAATAATATTTAAGGAGTTTGTTTTAAATAAAGTCACTGGTGTTTTTCCGGGTAGAATTTATAATCAATTGCTTGTCGATCGAATGCTTCCAAGTTTATCCAAATTGTCATATCTTAATATAAAGTCGGCTCCGCGTGTACTTTTTTTGGGAAATGAAGGAATTGTCTGGCTTTATCTTGAAAAAGCAAAAGCAAATAAATTTGAAATTTTATTGGGATTAAGTTCTGAAACCGGACTTGCAGCAAAGAAGTATAGATTAACTGGGGAGGCAGGGTTTGACATTCAAAATACAATGAAATATGGCGAACGAATCTTTATGAGATATGAAAATCTTAGTGAAAATTCTCCGCGTCTTAAATTAGGTTTTGATTTTCCATATATTCGGATATTGCCTTTAGGGTTTTCAGCCGATTTTAATTTGTTTAAATTTGGTGAACAATATTTGGATATTAGTTCCCAATTATTTATTTCGTATCCCTGGTCGAGAAATCAAAAAACTGCAATTTCATTTGGTTACCATGGATCATCGATATTAAGCCCAGATACCTTGAGTTTGATTCGAGCAAAGAGACTCCCAAGTCAATTGGATTATCGTTTTCTAACGGCTGGTTTAAATTATAAATTTAACAATTTAGAGTATCCAGTAAATCCTAGAAAAGGAATTCTAATGCTTCTGGATTTAAAAGTAGGGAGAAAAGAATTTCTTGCGAATAATGTATTACTATCCTATGAATCAAACGATCTTCATATTCAATCTCAGTTTGATAGTTTGAATCAAAATCAAGAACAGGCTGTTTATAATTTAGAAGGTTCTTTATTTGTTCCACTTGCTCAAAGGCATATACTCCTTTTTAAATTTTCAACTACGGGTATTTTAAGTGCTGGGAAAATTTTGGAAAATGAATTGATTCGAGTGGGAGGCTATAAAAATCTAAGAGGTTTTGATGAAGATTTTTATAGGTGTTCTAATGCATTTATACAAACAGTTGAATATCGATTTTTATTAGATCGGAATAGTTTTGTAAATATATTTTCTGATTTTGCATATTTAAAACAACCGAAGGATGAACTGTTTGAATGGAATTGGTATGAAGGAATTGGTATCGGTATTCAGTTTCAAACAAAAGTGGGTGCCTTTTCGTTGCAATATGCAATCGGAGCAAACAAATCAGAAGCTTTTAATTTTGGAAACGGTAAAGTACATTTTGGGTATTCTAGCCTTTTTTAAAACGGATTAGTTTTTTGACAAAATGCAATATTTTGCAACCGAAATGAGATTCCCATTTATAAACAAAATAGGGCTCATTTATAGACCCAAATCCTTGCATAAAATAGGCAATTCCCGGTATCATACTTCCTTCAAAATCTAATATTGCATTTTGATTACTATAGGTTTTAATTACGTGATTAAGAATTGCATGCATTGCAAAGTCTTTTTTGCCAGCTTGAGTAGAACATGAAATTAAATAGACTATCCGATTATTATATTTTGTAAAAAATGCCTGCGCAAGGATCTCTTTATTTTTATTCGTTGCATTTAAAATGAATCCATAATTTCTCATAAGACACTGATTTATGAGCTTGTTGATTAGATTTTTATTTTTATATTTAGAAATTATAGATTGATTACTATATTTATTGTAAAAGCTGGAGAACGAATCGGGATCTATTGAGTTTTGGATTTCGATACCCATCCGATCACAATGCTTTAGATTTAATTTATGGCCATTTCTAAATTTTTTATATAATTGATCATAGGGTTGATTCAAGGGTAATATATAATTGTTTCTAATTTGTTCATGAATATTATTTGGAATATAAGTTAATTTATTGGATATACTTAATAGTCCACATTTGATATGGCTTAGTATAAAAGTTAAAGTATTTGCATCTATTTCTAGATTGTTTTGTAAAGGTATCGGGTCAATTCTTTGAATATAAGGAGGAATAAATGCTTGGTTTATAAAAAGTATATTTTTTGATGGTATAAACCAAATCAATTGATCACTTACAATTTTGTAAGCTTCTTTACATGCAAGTTCTAGATACCATTGTTCTTGTGTAATACTATGAATATATGGATTTGAATTTTTGGTTTCAAATTTTGAAATTGGGAGTTTAGTTATTGAAATAGGTTTCATGAATCCACGCGAATAGAAATACTAAGTCCATCTCGGAGCGGTAAAATCTGGGTATTCCATTTTTTTGATGCAGCTAAAGTTCTATTGAATAGATCGAGTATTTTAGTCTCTTCATCTTTTTGAGTTTGGATTACTTTTCCATACCAAAGTACATTATCGGCAATCAGGATACTTCCAGGTTTCATTTTTGCTTCTAGAATTGTAAGCAATTCAAGATATTTATTTTTTGCAGCATCTAAAAATACAAGGTCATATGCAATATTAAATGTGGGAATTAACTCTAAAGCATCTCCCTTATACCATTTGATTTTAGGATAAACTTTAGACTTAGAAGCATACGCTTGTATTAAATGATCATACGTATCCACAATTTCAATTGTATGTAATTGACCATCAGAGGAAAGTCCTTCTGCA from Saprospiraceae bacterium carries:
- a CDS encoding metal-dependent hydrolase → MPSAFGHALFALSLTPFRPYKAKLLPTILLSVSCAIIPDLDVLGFEYGIPYDSIFGHRGLSHSIVFAFILSIIITALFFKEFRKDKIKFLNICWYYFLCTISHGLFDAMTTGGLGVGFFTPFLADRYFFSIRPIPVSPLNLQAFFTEYGWYILKAELQFIGLISFFVLIGGYFWRKYILQQSS
- the hemW gene encoding radical SAM family heme chaperone HemW is translated as MLIIPEKTEIVEKELYKPAGLYIHIPYCKRKCSYCNFHFSTNLRTKNLLFNALIFEIETRSAEGDSFIIQSIYFGGGTPSLLNESELNKLLNTIRTNYKLTKNPEITLEANPDDLNPGYLDQLLQLGINRLSIGVQSFHEPDLRWMNRAHNVKQSHDAIEFTIQAGFSNFSIDLMYGLPGQNYQSWLKNLEYVLGYQAPHFSAYALTLEEKTDLYKKVQLNTIQLPEEFSNLTQMDCLLDFCDAHSYEAYEISNFSKKSFRAKHNSAYWEGVPYFGFGPAAHSYLGDIRRWNIANNNLYIQAIENNLIYFETEVLSKKNHCNEYLMLQLRRIEGLDLVYIEHHFGEFFSYIKSQVLKQIEIGNMTIINEKYCLTRKGKYIADQISVNLFVGL
- a CDS encoding O-methyltransferase, with translation MHSKDLITLSDYCELLSHAEDAVLLELERQTYLQTIAPQMVSGKMQGRFLSLISRLKQPKYILEIGTFTGYSALCLAEGLSSDGQLHTIEIVDTYDHLIQAYASKSKVYPKIKWYKGDALELIPTFNIAYDLVFLDAAKNKYLELLTILEAKMKPGSILIADNVLWYGKVIQTQKDEETKILDLFNRTLAASKKWNTQILPLRDGLSISIRVDS